The Syntrophotalea acetylenivorans genome contains the following window.
GGCCCAGCTGCAGAATATGCTCAGCCAGTTTAAGCTCAAAGGCGGTGTACGCATGGCCAGTGCGGCTATTCCTCAGCCGGTAGCAGCTCCGAAGCGGACCGCTCCAGCCTTGGGATATGAAGGCAATGCGGCGACCTTTGCCCAGGCTGCTCCGGCGCCGACCGCCGATAACGATCCGAGCCAGGTGATTGCTCTGGATGACAAGGAGTTCGGCAAGTACTGATCGCTGAATCGTAAATAGCAGTAGAAAAACGACGGGCGGCAAAGGAACTTCCTTTGCCGCCCGTTTCGTATTTATGGTAGGGGCGAGGGACGTTAGAGACGCTTTACTGCAGGCAGGCTTGGTCTTTAGCGGTCGCTGCGGTGGAGTTCGGTCACGGTGATGCTATCGCCATCCTGTTCCCAGCGAAGATCAAAATCAAACAATTTCATACCGAAACTGTTCTTTTGCGGACGTTGCTGATAGTAGGCGGGGCGTGGGTCGTTGCGCAGGGTTTCGACGATCAATTGACGCAGGTCGGGATAGTCGCCTTGTTCCAGAGTCAGGCAGGTTTGTTCCGGTTCCGGCAGAAAGTTGACGGTTAGATGTCCCTTTGGGGCTTCGGCGGCAAAACCACCCTTGGCTGTGGCGATGGCGTCGGCATAGGGCAGATAAGGTTTGATGTCGATAATCGGCGTGCCGTCGAGCAGGTCGACCCCCTTGAGGTGCAAAATAATCTTGCCCGACTGCTGTTCAATGCGTTCCAACTCAACGGCGGAGAGACCGATAGGGTTGGGTCGAAAGGGGGAGCGGGTGGCAAAAACGCCGAGGCGGGTATTGCCGCC
Protein-coding sequences here:
- the tsaA gene encoding tRNA (N6-threonylcarbamoyladenosine(37)-N6)-methyltransferase TrmO, whose translation is MDIHFETIGIIRSCFKEKFGIPRQAGLVPAATATLELLPPYNQAEAFTGLEGFSHLWLLFLFHGNDRQSWKATVRPPRLGGNTRLGVFATRSPFRPNPIGLSAVELERIEQQSGKIILHLKGVDLLDGTPIIDIKPYLPYADAIATAKGGFAAEAPKGHLTVNFLPEPEQTCLTLEQGDYPDLRQLIVETLRNDPRPAYYQQRPQKNSFGMKLFDFDLRWEQDGDSITVTELHRSDR